A region from the Falco peregrinus isolate bFalPer1 chromosome 19, bFalPer1.pri, whole genome shotgun sequence genome encodes:
- the SETDB1 gene encoding histone-lysine N-methyltransferase SETDB1 isoform X6, producing MCYSSRVSPAFSHLFVVSVTTEMDSQEIKELQQEVMDELGISMEELQDIIDKELEKFECVKQRKQQLEELEKCVKQKEEEVAHVDRLFDDASRAIDKCEILVKDLYSKLGLQYRESSSEDEDLAAKPTEVIEIPDEDDDDVMSIDSGWKHSNSSSRIAKDQTLLREAMAAMRKSAQDVQRFMDAVNKKTNAQDAQKDAQTPQETSSAVQPVGLAAAGSDLSNDGDLNVGMRILGKKRTKTWHKGTLIAIQTIGVGKKYKVKFDNKGKSLLSGNHIAYDYHPAPEKHYVGSRVVAKYKDGNQVWLYAGIVAETPNVKNKDRFLIFFDDGYASYVKEWELYPVCRPLKKTWEDIEDVSCRDFIEEYITAYPNRPMVLLKNGQLIKTEWEGTWWKSRVEEVDGSLVRILFLDDKRCEWIYRGSTRLEPMFSMKTSTASTQEKKQSGQARTRPNVGAVRSKGPVVQYTQDLTGAGTHYKPLEQMQAASLAAQSVSPQPAEMECTDSQLAQSRKQVAKKSTSFRPGSVGSGQSSPSSPVLSDAPPSGRLSAAPQHRLASGQAGGGAAQAFHGMMDRVPNEPSYRAPLEKLFYLPHVCSYTCLSRVRPIRSDQYRSKNPLLIPLLYDFRRMTARRRVNRKMGFHVLYKTPCGLCLRTMQEIERYLFETDCDFLFLEMFCLDPYVLVDRKFQPYKPYYYIADITKGKEDVPLSCVNEIDNTPPPQVAYSKERIPGKGVYINTSWEFLVGCDCKDGCRDKSKCACHQLTVQATGCTPGGQINPNAGYQHKRLEECLPTGVYECNKRCKCNVNMCTNRLVQHGLQVRLQLFKTQNKGWGIRCLDDIAKGSFVCIYAGRSSPC from the exons ATGTGCTACAGCAGTAGGGTTTCACCAGCcttttctcatctctttgtgGTGTCAGTTACAACAGAAATGGATTCCCAGGAGATCAAAGAGCTGCAGCAAGAAGTGATGGACGAGCTGGGAATCTCCATGGAGGAGCTCCAGGATATCATTGACAAAGAGCTGGAGAAGTTTGAGTGTGTGAagcaaaggaagcagcagctggaggagctggagaagtgcgtgaaacagaaggaagaagaggtggCTCATGTTGACCGGCTCTTTGATGACGCTTCGAG agCTATTGATAAATGTGAGATACTGGTGAAGGATCTGTACTCCAAGCTGGGCCTCCAGTACCgtgagagcagctctgaggacGAGGACTTGGCTGCCAAGCCCACAGAAGTGATTGAGATCCCAGATGAAGACGACGACGATGTCATGAGTATCGATTCGGGCTGGAAGCACA GCAACAGTAGTTCCAGAATCGCAAAGGATCAGACTCTG ctGCGGGAAGCCATGGCTGCAATGAGAAAGTCTGCCCAGGATGTGCAGAGATTTATGGATGCGgtgaacaagaaaacaaatgctcaGGATGCACAAAAAG ATGCACAAACCCCTCAGGAAACTTCCAGTGCTGTCCAGCCCGTTGGccttgcagcagctgggagcgATCTCAGCAATGACGGTGATCTGAACGTTGGCATGAGGATCCTGGGCAAAAAGAGAACCAAAACGTGGCACAAAGGAACTCTAATCGCCATCCAGACGATCG GTGTTGGGAAGAAGTACAAAGTGAAATTTGATAATAAAGGGAAGAGTTTGCTTTCTGGCAATCACATTGCTTATGACTATCACCCCGCGCCTGAGAAACACTACGTTGGCAGCAGGGTTGTGGCAAAATACAAAGACGGGAATCAGGTTTGGCTGTATGCTGGCATTGTGGCTGAAACCCCAAATGTGAAGAATAAAGATAG ATTCCTGATCTTCTTTGATGATGGCTATGCTTCATATGTCAAGGAGTGGGAGCTGTACCCAGTCTGCAGGCCAC TAAAAAAGACCTGGGAAGACATAGAGGATGTTTCCTGTCGTGATTTCATTGAGGAGTACATCACAGCCTACCCCAACCGGCCCATGGTACTGCTGAAGAACGGACAGCTGATCAAAACCGAGTGGGAAGGGACCTGGTGGAAATCCAGAGTGGAAGAAGTAGATGGCAGTCTGGTCAGAATCCTTTTCCTG GATGATAAACGCTGTGAGTGGATTTACCGGGGTTCCACACGCCTTGAGCCCATGTTCAGCATGAAAACTTCCACGGCCTCCACccaagaaaagaagcaaagtgGACAAGCGAGGACTCGTCCCAATGTCG GTGCCGTCAGGAGCAAAGGGCCCGTAGTACAATATACCCAGGATTTAACAGGAGCTGGTACCCATTACAAACCTTTAGAGCAAATGCAGGCGGCCTCGCTGGCTGCACAGTCCGTGTCTCCGCAGCCTGCTGAGATGGA GTGCACCGACAGTCAGCTGGCCCAGTCGAGGAAGCAAGTGGCCAAGAAAAGCACATCCTTCCGTCCTGGCTCCGTGGGTTCCGGGCAGTCATCGCCTTCTTCACCTGTCCTAAGCGATGCACCTCCATCGGGACGGCTGAGCGCGGCCCCGCAGCATCG GCTCGCCAGCGGCCAGGCAGGCGGTGGCGCAGCGCAGGCCTTCCATGGCATGATGGACCGCGTGCCCAACGAGCCCTCTTACCGAGCCCCGCTGGAGAAACTCTTCTACCTGCCGCACGTCTGCAGCTACACCTGCCTGTCCCGCGTCCGTCCCATCCGCAGCGATCAGTACCGCAGCAAGAACCCCCTGCTCATCCCGCTGCTCTACGACTTCCGACGGATGACAGCCCGCCGACGGGTGAACCGCAAGATGGGCTTCCACGTCCTCTACAAGACACCCTGTGGGCTGTGCCTGAGGACCATGCAGGAGATCGAGCGCTACCTTTTCGAGACAGACTGCGACTTCCTTTTCCTGGAGATGTTCTGCCTGGATCCCTACGTGCTGGTGGATCGCAAGTTCCAGCCCTACAAGCCCTACTACTACATCGCAGACATTACCAAGGGTAAGGAGGACGTGCCGCTGTCCTGTGTCAACGAGATCGATAACACCCCGCCTCCCCAAGTGGCCTACAGCAAGGAGCGCATCCCCGGCAAAGGGGTTTACATCAACACCAGCTGGGAATTCCTCGTGGGCTGCGACTGCAAGGACGGCTGCAGGGACAA ATCGAAATGTGCCTGTCACCAGCTGACAGTCCAGGCGACTGGCTGTACCCCAGGTGGGCAGATCAACCCCAACGCAGGATACCAGCACAAAAGGCTGGAAGAATGCCTCCCGACAGG agtttACGAGTGTAACAAGAGGTGCAAGTGCAACGTTAACATGTGCACCAACCGCCTGGTCCAGCACGGGCTCCAAGTCCGACTGCAGTTATTCAAGACGCAGAACAAAGGCTGGGGCATTCGCTGCCTTGATGACATTGCTAAAGGCTCCTTCGTCTGCATCTACGCAGGTAGGAGCTCGCCCTGCTGA
- the SETDB1 gene encoding histone-lysine N-methyltransferase SETDB1 isoform X7 gives MCYSSRVSPAFSHLFVVSVTTEMDSQEIKELQQEVMDELGISMEELQDIIDKELEKFECVKQRKQQLEELEKCVKQKEEEVAHVDRLFDDASRAIDKCEILVKDLYSKLGLQYRESSSEDEDLAAKPTEVIEIPDEDDDDVMSIDSGWKHSNSSSRIAKDQTLLREAMAAMRKSAQDVQRFMDAVNKKTNAQDAQKDAQTPQETSSAVQPVGLAAAGSDLSNDGDLNVGMRILGKKRTKTWHKGTLIAIQTIGVGKKYKVKFDNKGKSLLSGNHIAYDYHPAPEKHYVGSRVVAKYKDGNQVWLYAGIVAETPNVKNKDRFLIFFDDGYASYVKEWELYPVCRPLKKTWEDIEDVSCRDFIEEYITAYPNRPMVLLKNGQLIKTEWEGTWWKSRVEEVDGSLVRILFLDDKRCEWIYRGSTRLEPMFSMKTSTASTQEKKQSGQARTRPNVGAVRSKGPVVQYTQDLTGAGTHYKPLEQMQAASLAAQSVSPQPAEMEHWSPAALYPSTPTDLLADLNDLQGAENSGSVVGLGGHRPNPIKLSHSQVAHVPPAAGGPSRTFSEVQAGAQGGLDEGGARPCDGGSVLENTRVPGRALWDCNNFLGERKALPVNYCHHCGFPIRISGRLVPCQHIFCCDCALLHGQKGEKRCPSCKEPVQHVNLYLPDALQA, from the exons ATGTGCTACAGCAGTAGGGTTTCACCAGCcttttctcatctctttgtgGTGTCAGTTACAACAGAAATGGATTCCCAGGAGATCAAAGAGCTGCAGCAAGAAGTGATGGACGAGCTGGGAATCTCCATGGAGGAGCTCCAGGATATCATTGACAAAGAGCTGGAGAAGTTTGAGTGTGTGAagcaaaggaagcagcagctggaggagctggagaagtgcgtgaaacagaaggaagaagaggtggCTCATGTTGACCGGCTCTTTGATGACGCTTCGAG agCTATTGATAAATGTGAGATACTGGTGAAGGATCTGTACTCCAAGCTGGGCCTCCAGTACCgtgagagcagctctgaggacGAGGACTTGGCTGCCAAGCCCACAGAAGTGATTGAGATCCCAGATGAAGACGACGACGATGTCATGAGTATCGATTCGGGCTGGAAGCACA GCAACAGTAGTTCCAGAATCGCAAAGGATCAGACTCTG ctGCGGGAAGCCATGGCTGCAATGAGAAAGTCTGCCCAGGATGTGCAGAGATTTATGGATGCGgtgaacaagaaaacaaatgctcaGGATGCACAAAAAG ATGCACAAACCCCTCAGGAAACTTCCAGTGCTGTCCAGCCCGTTGGccttgcagcagctgggagcgATCTCAGCAATGACGGTGATCTGAACGTTGGCATGAGGATCCTGGGCAAAAAGAGAACCAAAACGTGGCACAAAGGAACTCTAATCGCCATCCAGACGATCG GTGTTGGGAAGAAGTACAAAGTGAAATTTGATAATAAAGGGAAGAGTTTGCTTTCTGGCAATCACATTGCTTATGACTATCACCCCGCGCCTGAGAAACACTACGTTGGCAGCAGGGTTGTGGCAAAATACAAAGACGGGAATCAGGTTTGGCTGTATGCTGGCATTGTGGCTGAAACCCCAAATGTGAAGAATAAAGATAG ATTCCTGATCTTCTTTGATGATGGCTATGCTTCATATGTCAAGGAGTGGGAGCTGTACCCAGTCTGCAGGCCAC TAAAAAAGACCTGGGAAGACATAGAGGATGTTTCCTGTCGTGATTTCATTGAGGAGTACATCACAGCCTACCCCAACCGGCCCATGGTACTGCTGAAGAACGGACAGCTGATCAAAACCGAGTGGGAAGGGACCTGGTGGAAATCCAGAGTGGAAGAAGTAGATGGCAGTCTGGTCAGAATCCTTTTCCTG GATGATAAACGCTGTGAGTGGATTTACCGGGGTTCCACACGCCTTGAGCCCATGTTCAGCATGAAAACTTCCACGGCCTCCACccaagaaaagaagcaaagtgGACAAGCGAGGACTCGTCCCAATGTCG GTGCCGTCAGGAGCAAAGGGCCCGTAGTACAATATACCCAGGATTTAACAGGAGCTGGTACCCATTACAAACCTTTAGAGCAAATGCAGGCGGCCTCGCTGGCTGCACAGTCCGTGTCTCCGCAGCCTGCTGAGATGGA GCACTGGTCCCCGGCTGCCTTGTATCCCTCCACTCCGACTGACCTGCTCGCAGACCTCAATGACTTACAAGGTGCTGAGAACTCAGGATCAGTGGTTGGTCTCGGTGGTCACAGACCAAACCCGATAAAGCTAAGCCACAGCCAAGTCGCACACGTGCCTCCCGCTGCCGGGGGCCCAAGCAGGACGTTCTCGGAGGTGCAGGCTGGTGCCCAAGGAGGCCTGGATGAAGGAGGAGCTCGGCCTTGTGATGGAGGGAGCGTGTTGGAGAACACCAGGGTACCTGGGCGTGCGCTCTGGGACTGTAATAACTTTCTAGGGGAGAGAAAGGCTCTCCCAGTTAATTATTGTCACCACTGTGGATTTCCCATCCGAATTTCTGGACGCCTGGTCCCCTGCCAGCATATCTTCTGCTGTGACTGTGCCTTGCTGCATgggcagaagggagaaaagagatgTCCCAGCTGTAAGGAACCTGTGCAGCACGTGAATCTTTATTTACCCGATGCTCTCCAGGCGTAG